A section of the Ammospiza nelsoni isolate bAmmNel1 chromosome W, bAmmNel1.pri, whole genome shotgun sequence genome encodes:
- the LOC132086197 gene encoding uncharacterized protein LOC132086197 isoform X2 → MSLTYDLRCGFHCPRWSGGRPAPLRSVLLSQPPFSFQENPRSPGASRFPEFRHQNVAFYTKAGDLVLSASSLATTVKPFRTREHENADPRNRDEYSDRSRDSDWKERFRRDLKRN, encoded by the exons ATGAGCCTGACTTACGACCTTCGCTGTGGATTCCATTGTCCACGCTGGTCCGGGGGGCGTCCCGCCCCGCTGCGGTCAGTCCTGCTGTCGCAGCCGCCGTTCTCTTTCCAGGAGAATCCCCGTTCGCCGGGCGCAAGCCGCTTTCCTGAGTTCCGGCACCAGAATGTTGCCTTCTATaccaaggcaggcgacctggttctgag cgcctcttccCTAGCTACCACAGTGAAGCCATTCCGAACGCGAGAACACGAGAACGCTGATCCGAGAAACagagacgagtactcagacaGAAGTCGAGACTCAGACTGGAAAGAGCGATTCAGaagagatttaaaaagaaactga
- the LOC132086197 gene encoding syncytin-A-like isoform X1 — MISRRSGVMGFMMLMCIVLSFIAVSNGGNLPITQPRQNVRETLAQAANLDSICLTHSRPGKPFSACMVGLPVYEWPVPGHSAVNISQDIKDPVKEWCAWTHLLPVASTEPQELEIFGSMTMELCMQFEASKVTKAKTVNLTPIHEFYKNASAWCKYTEKTAKGSVQVPVQLPRGLFLICGDRIWHGIPANATGGPCSIGEISMLSPDLNMLRERKRREKRSIEQYAADCNDKIFSWDKKASIATAIFSPQTASGVALTQVDRMGCWLSKHARSVSVALDDMLKDISGVRQATLQNRAAIDYLLLAHGHGCEEFEGMCCMNLSDHSRSIHESIKNIKDSINKLGEITGSWIDQLVEFFDISPIWRGILRVGFYVLIVLLVLILVVPCIFACLKRAMNRIAKEVFLVQTEGGDVGSQD, encoded by the coding sequence atGATTTCACGCAGAAGCGGAGTCATGGgtttcatgatgcttatgtgcatcgttctttcattcattgcagtAAGCAATGGGGGTAATTTACCTATTACTCAACCAAGGCAAAATGTAAGGGAGACTTTAGCTCAGGCAGCGAATTTAGATAGTATTTGCCTGACACATTCGAGGCCAGGAAAACCATTTTCAGCATGCATGGTTGGATTGCCAGTGTACGAATGGCCAGTTCCAGGGCACTCCGCAGTTAACATTTCGCAGGACATTAAAGATCCTGTGAAAGAGTGGTGTGCTTGGACACATCTACTTCCTGTGGCTTCTACAGAACCTCAggaattggagatttttgggtccATGACAATGGAACTCTGCATGCAGTTTGAGGCTTCGAAGGTCACAAAGGCAAAAACTGTCAATTTGACTCCCATTCATGAATTTTATAAGAATGCATCAGCATGGTGTAAATATACAGAGAAAACTGCCAAAGGATCGGTCCAAGTCCCAGTGCAATTGCCACGGGGTTTGTTCTTAATTTGTGGGGACAGAATTTGGCACGGCATTCCTGCTAATGCCACGGGAGGTCCATGCAGCATTGGGGAAATTTCAATGCTATCGCCTGATTTGAACATGTTAAGGGAGAGAAAAcgcagagaaaaaagatcaatAGAACAATATGCGGCAGATTgcaatgataaaatattttcttgggaCAAGAAAGCGAGTATTGCTACAGCAATCTTCTCACCTCAAACAGCATCAGGGGTAGCCTTGACTCAAGTCGACCGCATGGGTTGTTGGTTGAGCAAACATGCACGGTCTGTGTCTGTCGCACTGGATGACATGTTAAAAGATATCAGTGGTGTAAGACAGGCGACTCTTCAGAACAGAGCGGCGATCGATTATCTATTGCTCGCTCATggacatgggtgtgaagagtttgaagggatgtgctgcatgaatctCTCAGATCATTCAAGGTCAATTCATGAaagtatcaaaaatataaaggacAGCATAAATAAGCTTGGCGAGATCACGGGATCATGGATCGATCAGCTGGTAGagttctttgacatctctcccatttggagaggaattttaagggtagggttctatgttttaatagttctcctagtcctcatacttgtcgtcccatgcatatttgcatgtttaaaacgcGCTATGAATCGGATAGCAAAAGAggtcttcctggtgcaaacagaagggggagatgtgggatctcaggactga